Proteins found in one Candidatus Nitrosopelagicus brevis genomic segment:
- a CDS encoding DnaJ domain-containing protein, whose protein sequence is MNSSQAYKTLEINSNSDFEEVKYAYRKLALQHHPDKNKNSESEKKFKIITEAYHFLKNQNKHSSRQKPEKATEESDYTQTSRKFYKRTKWGKDGESKTPEADWGKYTKDFEANEEWWKRYESEFWDKYEKTVNEQTDKQPEDRGFPKKRKEFELKVDVDQSLCIGCCSCEMIAPGVFTIDKNTKSNPKSRVYNKKGAKNQKIINAAETCPTKAIIVDNLDENQRIYPY, encoded by the coding sequence ATGAATTCAAGCCAAGCCTACAAAACTTTGGAAATTAACAGTAATTCAGATTTTGAAGAAGTCAAATATGCATACAGAAAATTAGCACTTCAACATCATCCAGATAAGAACAAAAATTCAGAAAGTGAAAAAAAATTTAAGATAATCACAGAAGCATATCATTTTTTGAAAAATCAAAATAAACATTCTTCAAGACAAAAACCAGAAAAAGCTACAGAAGAATCAGATTATACCCAAACAAGTAGAAAATTCTACAAGAGAACTAAATGGGGAAAAGATGGAGAGAGTAAAACACCTGAAGCGGATTGGGGCAAATATACAAAAGATTTTGAAGCAAATGAGGAATGGTGGAAAAGATATGAAAGTGAATTCTGGGATAAATATGAAAAAACAGTTAACGAACAGACAGATAAACAGCCAGAAGATAGAGGATTTCCAAAGAAACGAAAAGAATTTGAATTAAAAGTTGATGTTGATCAAAGTCTATGTATCGGATGTTGTAGTTGCGAGATGATTGCACCAGGAGTCTTTACAATTGATAAAAATACAAAATCAAATCCAAAATCTAGAGTTTATAATAAAAAAGGTGCAAAGAATCAAAAAATAATTAATGCTGCAGAAACATGCCCTACAAAAGCAATAATCGTAGATAATCTAGATGAAAATCAAAGAATCTATCCATATTAG
- a CDS encoding HIT family protein, whose protein sequence is MDCIFCKIVTKEIPTKILYEDDDTMSFLDAFPVAKGHTLVIPKKHHAKIQDLPSDVNQKLFNTVHKMTPKVDSLQGSTLVAIHNGKDSGQEIPHVHVHLIPRSNTDSAGPVHSMFKDKIDLSDSEIDSLYNQLKII, encoded by the coding sequence ATGGATTGTATTTTTTGCAAAATAGTTACAAAAGAAATTCCTACAAAAATTTTATACGAAGATGATGATACCATGTCATTTCTTGATGCATTTCCTGTTGCAAAAGGACACACCTTGGTAATTCCAAAAAAACACCATGCAAAAATCCAAGATTTACCTTCTGATGTAAATCAAAAATTGTTCAATACCGTACATAAAATGACTCCTAAAGTTGATTCACTCCAAGGTTCAACTCTTGTGGCCATTCATAATGGAAAAGATAGTGGTCAGGAAATTCCTCATGTTCATGTTCATTTGATACCTCGTAGCAATACTGATTCTGCTGGTCCTGTACATTCAATGTTTAAAGATAAAATTGATTTATCTGATTCTGAAATTGATTCGCTTTACAATCAGTTGAAGATTATCTAA
- a CDS encoding 3-hydroxyacyl-CoA dehydrogenase: MTVKNITVLGSGVMGHGIAQVSATAGYNVVLRDIKQEFLDKAMEKIKWSLDKMVTKEKISKEEADGIYSRITPIVDLNEAVKDAEMVIEVVPEIMDLKKQVYAELDKAAKPEVIFASNTSTLPITEIANTTSRPEKFIGIHFFNPPQLMKLVEVIPGEKTAQEITELTQEFVKSVNKQAVLCRKDVPGFIINRLFIPMVHEACYLQDRTNATLEEIDSAVKFKLGFPMGIFELADFTGMDVIHKATVEMHLRDKKVINPHKTVEKMFDEKKLGQKSGEGYYKYSDDKYERVELSEELAEKCNPIQLVANILNNAAWLITNGASDIEEIEKACKLGLGLKKPLFETAKEIGIKNIVDELNKLAEEHGEFYKPDPLLESMI, from the coding sequence GTGACAGTAAAAAACATCACAGTTTTAGGTTCAGGAGTCATGGGACATGGAATTGCCCAAGTTTCAGCAACAGCCGGATATAATGTAGTATTACGAGACATCAAACAAGAATTTCTTGATAAAGCCATGGAGAAAATCAAATGGAGTTTAGATAAAATGGTCACAAAGGAAAAAATTTCAAAAGAAGAGGCAGATGGAATTTATTCAAGAATTACACCAATAGTAGATTTGAATGAAGCAGTCAAGGATGCTGAAATGGTAATAGAAGTGGTGCCAGAAATAATGGATCTGAAAAAACAGGTTTATGCAGAATTAGACAAGGCTGCAAAACCAGAAGTAATCTTTGCATCAAATACAAGCACATTACCAATCACAGAAATTGCAAATACAACAAGTAGACCTGAGAAATTTATTGGGATTCATTTCTTCAACCCACCACAATTAATGAAATTAGTTGAAGTTATTCCTGGTGAAAAAACAGCACAAGAGATAACAGAATTGACACAAGAATTTGTAAAATCAGTAAATAAACAAGCCGTGTTATGTAGAAAAGATGTACCAGGATTTATCATCAATAGATTATTCATTCCAATGGTTCACGAAGCGTGTTATCTACAAGATAGAACTAATGCAACTTTAGAAGAGATAGATTCTGCAGTGAAATTCAAGTTAGGTTTTCCAATGGGAATTTTTGAATTAGCAGACTTTACAGGAATGGATGTAATCCATAAAGCAACAGTCGAGATGCATCTACGAGATAAAAAAGTAATCAATCCACATAAAACAGTAGAAAAAATGTTTGATGAGAAAAAATTAGGTCAAAAATCAGGAGAGGGCTATTACAAATACTCAGATGACAAATATGAAAGAGTAGAATTATCTGAAGAATTAGCTGAGAAATGTAATCCTATTCAACTTGTTGCCAATATTCTAAACAATGCAGCTTGGTTAATTACAAATGGCGCAAGTGACATTGAAGAAATTGAAAAAGCATGTAAACTTGGATTGGGATTGAAAAAACCATTATTTGAAACTGCAAAAGAAATTGGTATCAAAAACATCGTAGATGAATTAAACAAATTAGCAGAAGAACATGGTGAATTTTACAAACCAGACCCACTTTTAGAATCTATGATTTAG
- a CDS encoding TIGR00725 family protein: MAKMRQILIIGNNDNGCTPELEKTAYDAGKHVAESNSVLITGGLGGVMKAASHGAKDGGGLTIGIIPQDDASLANEFCDIVIPSGMGLSRDFLNALSADGVIVVGGGSGTLSEICAAYMYKKPIATIKNSGGMATKYADQYLDHRENVKIIGFDSPKDAVDYILEQTKS; the protein is encoded by the coding sequence ATGGCAAAGATGCGTCAGATCTTAATTATTGGAAATAATGACAACGGCTGTACTCCTGAACTTGAAAAAACTGCGTATGATGCAGGAAAACATGTAGCAGAATCAAACTCTGTTTTGATCACTGGAGGATTAGGAGGTGTGATGAAGGCTGCATCTCACGGTGCAAAAGACGGTGGAGGCTTAACAATTGGAATTATTCCCCAAGATGATGCTTCTCTTGCAAATGAGTTCTGTGATATTGTAATTCCTTCTGGAATGGGATTATCTAGAGACTTTCTAAATGCATTATCTGCAGATGGTGTAATAGTTGTAGGTGGTGGCTCTGGTACTTTATCAGAAATTTGTGCCGCATACATGTACAAAAAACCAATTGCAACTATCAAAAATTCTGGTGGAATGGCCACCAAATACGCTGATCAATATTTAGATCATAGAGAAAATGTAAAAATCATTGGATTTGATTCTCCAAAAGATGCAGTTGATTATATTTTAGAACAAACTAAATCATAG
- a CDS encoding C2H2-type zinc finger protein: protein MKFFAKIPCEKCDLKFKSQEELMQHLQITHFKDLPYDCKECGENFSNMEDMRTHLQRKHSYKKDRI from the coding sequence ATGAAATTTTTTGCAAAAATTCCATGTGAGAAATGTGATTTAAAATTTAAGAGTCAAGAAGAATTAATGCAACATCTTCAGATTACACATTTCAAAGATTTACCTTACGATTGTAAGGAATGCGGAGAAAATTTTTCCAATATGGAAGATATGAGAACTCATTTACAAAGAAAACATAGTTACAAAAAGGATAGAATTTAG
- a CDS encoding RNA polymerase Rbp10 encodes MSEENFEESFSQEKFDVFYKCMRCGHETALEELARLPEIKCICGFRVFTKKRPGLVRNVNAI; translated from the coding sequence ATGTCTGAAGAGAATTTTGAAGAATCATTTTCTCAAGAAAAATTTGATGTATTTTACAAATGTATGAGATGTGGTCATGAAACTGCTTTGGAAGAATTAGCAAGACTTCCTGAAATTAAGTGCATTTGTGGTTTCAGAGTATTTACTAAGAAAAGACCTGGCCTGGTCAGAAACGTAAACGCTATCTAA
- the rpsJ gene encoding 30S ribosomal protein S10, protein MAQNARIKLTSTSLLKLGGVCDEIMGIGKKTGVKVKGPTPLPVKRLNVVTRKSPCGSGTETYEKWEMRMHRRIIDLNADDKAIRQLMRLKIPDDVYIELSLK, encoded by the coding sequence ATGGCTCAAAATGCTCGCATTAAACTAACCAGTACAAGTCTTTTGAAGCTCGGTGGCGTATGTGATGAAATTATGGGCATTGGTAAAAAAACTGGTGTCAAAGTAAAAGGTCCAACTCCACTTCCTGTTAAACGTCTTAATGTTGTCACTAGAAAATCCCCATGTGGAAGCGGAACTGAAACATATGAAAAATGGGAAATGCGTATGCACAGACGAATTATTGATCTTAATGCTGACGATAAGGCAATAAGACAACTAATGCGTCTAAAAATCCCTGATGACGTCTACATCGAGTTATCTCTAAAATAA
- the tuf gene encoding translation elongation factor EF-1 subunit alpha: protein MADKPHLNMIITGHIDNGKSTTMGHFLMDLGVVDQRTIDAHAAESEKTGKGDTFKYAWVMDNIKDERERGITIDLAFQKFETPKFNYTLIDAPGHRDFIKNMITGASEADCAVLVLSAKPGETDTAIAPGGQAREHAFLLKTLGVGQIIVAINKMDDSNFAEDAYKAAVEKGKGLIKSCGYKPDEVPFIPVSGWKGDNLVKKSENMGWYSGKTLLEAFDDFTAPEKPTGKPLRLPIQDVYSITGVGTVPVGRVETGLMKPGQKIVVMPSGAQGEIKSIESHHAELPSAEAGDNIGFNLRGIEKKDIKRGDVLGTPDAPPAVAKEFKAQIIVIHHPTAIAPGYTPVMHAHTAQVAATITEFLGKINPQTGAMDEENPKFLKVGDSAIVKIRPVRPTPIETFQEFPEMGRFALRDMGATIAAGVVKEITEAHTP, encoded by the coding sequence ATGGCAGACAAACCACACCTGAACATGATTATCACAGGACACATTGATAATGGTAAGTCCACAACAATGGGTCACTTTTTGATGGATCTTGGTGTAGTTGACCAAAGAACAATTGATGCTCATGCTGCTGAATCTGAGAAAACTGGAAAGGGTGATACCTTCAAGTATGCTTGGGTTATGGATAACATCAAAGACGAAAGAGAAAGAGGTATTACTATTGACCTTGCTTTCCAAAAATTCGAAACCCCAAAATTCAATTATACATTAATCGACGCTCCTGGACACAGAGACTTTATCAAAAACATGATTACTGGTGCTTCAGAAGCTGATTGTGCAGTTCTTGTATTGTCTGCAAAACCTGGTGAAACTGATACCGCAATTGCACCTGGTGGACAAGCACGTGAACATGCTTTCTTACTAAAAACACTCGGTGTAGGTCAAATTATTGTTGCAATTAACAAAATGGATGATAGTAACTTTGCTGAAGATGCATACAAAGCAGCAGTAGAGAAAGGTAAAGGACTAATCAAATCATGTGGTTACAAACCAGATGAAGTACCATTCATCCCAGTATCTGGATGGAAAGGTGACAACCTAGTTAAAAAATCTGAAAACATGGGTTGGTATTCCGGTAAAACACTTTTAGAAGCATTTGATGATTTCACTGCTCCTGAAAAACCAACAGGTAAACCATTAAGACTTCCAATTCAAGATGTTTATTCAATCACTGGTGTAGGAACCGTTCCAGTAGGACGTGTCGAAACCGGATTGATGAAACCAGGACAAAAAATTGTAGTTATGCCATCTGGCGCACAAGGTGAGATTAAATCTATTGAATCCCATCATGCAGAACTTCCAAGTGCTGAAGCAGGTGATAACATTGGTTTCAACTTGAGAGGAATTGAAAAGAAAGATATCAAACGTGGAGATGTTTTGGGAACTCCTGACGCACCTCCAGCAGTAGCAAAAGAATTCAAAGCACAAATTATCGTTATTCATCATCCAACTGCAATCGCACCAGGTTACACACCTGTAATGCATGCTCACACAGCACAAGTTGCAGCAACAATCACCGAGTTCCTAGGAAAAATTAATCCACAGACTGGTGCAATGGATGAAGAAAATCCAAAATTCCTTAAAGTTGGTGATTCTGCAATTGTCAAAATTAGACCTGTAAGACCAACACCAATTGAAACTTTCCAAGAATTCCCTGAAATGGGCAGATTTGCATTAAGAGACATGGGTGCAACAATTGCAGCCGGTGTTGTAAAAGAAATTACAGAAGCACACACACCTTAG
- a CDS encoding fructose-1,6-bisphosphatase, whose amino-acid sequence MKITVSVIKADVGGIGGHTRPSDNLIQAVRDTVNASSDLLIDHYIGYCGDDVHIVMSHTHGVDNEKIHKLAYDAFVAGTAVAKNEGLYGAGQDLLKDSFSGNVKGMGPGVAELEFEERPNEAFTVFAADKTEPGCFNYPMYRLFVDALSNTGLIVNKSLAKGVDFHIMDVEEATIAKLSLWQDKPVLEAALMYPGRYVISSITTKDGEPIMDASTDRLHNIAGTYVGKDDPVCIVRTQKMFPATEEAGSVFNNPHYVAGNTRGSHNMPLMPVKLNSAATINFCIPIVQSLVFSMHDGKFTGPFDGFSTPDWDYVREQATIKALAIRSQGFIHPATLVPDELEYAEGYKDVMTGLKEKMVPMDSKSDTSERKENYEDPD is encoded by the coding sequence ATGAAAATTACAGTATCAGTAATCAAAGCAGATGTCGGAGGTATTGGAGGACATACAAGACCTAGCGACAATTTGATTCAAGCAGTTAGAGATACTGTTAACGCATCATCAGATCTATTGATTGATCATTATATCGGATATTGTGGAGACGACGTACACATTGTCATGAGTCATACACATGGAGTGGATAATGAAAAAATTCACAAGTTAGCATATGACGCGTTTGTTGCAGGAACTGCAGTCGCAAAGAATGAAGGGCTATATGGTGCAGGTCAAGATTTGTTAAAAGATTCTTTTTCAGGAAATGTAAAAGGAATGGGACCAGGAGTAGCAGAATTAGAATTTGAAGAAAGACCTAACGAAGCATTTACAGTTTTTGCAGCAGACAAAACTGAGCCAGGATGTTTCAACTATCCAATGTATAGATTATTTGTAGACGCATTAAGTAACACAGGATTAATTGTAAACAAATCACTTGCAAAAGGAGTTGACTTTCACATAATGGATGTAGAAGAGGCAACCATTGCAAAATTATCATTATGGCAAGATAAACCAGTTTTAGAAGCTGCGTTAATGTATCCGGGAAGATATGTTATTTCATCAATTACTACAAAAGATGGAGAACCAATCATGGATGCATCGACAGATAGACTGCACAACATTGCAGGAACTTATGTTGGAAAAGATGATCCAGTTTGTATTGTAAGAACACAAAAAATGTTCCCAGCAACAGAAGAAGCAGGAAGTGTTTTTAACAATCCACATTATGTTGCAGGAAACACAAGAGGAAGTCACAACATGCCTCTAATGCCTGTTAAACTAAACTCTGCTGCAACAATTAATTTCTGTATTCCAATCGTACAATCACTAGTATTCAGTATGCATGATGGAAAGTTTACAGGTCCATTTGATGGATTCTCAACACCGGACTGGGATTATGTAAGAGAACAAGCAACAATCAAAGCACTAGCAATAAGAAGTCAAGGATTCATTCATCCAGCAACACTTGTTCCAGATGAATTAGAATATGCAGAAGGATACAAAGATGTCATGACAGGACTAAAAGAAAAAATGGTTCCAATGGACTCAAAATCAGATACTAGTGAAAGAAAAGAAAATTACGAAGATCCAGACTAG
- a CDS encoding ATP-dependent DNA ligase, whose product MKFSIISDAFQQMEATTKRLELTDILVKLIQEIPEDVIAKAIYLIQGKLRPNFEGVELGIAEKLVMRAMSKSSGIPLKKIEDDYNKGGDLGQTAENILQQKIQTTFASEVITLEKVYDTLFKISKLEGKGSQEMKMKYVSSMLNDATPQESKFILKILLGTLRLGIAENTVMDALAIAFTGKKENREIIENAYNVSSDLGKVAEVISTRGVEEIEKFQIKLFSPIRPMLADRIKSGEETVEKFQEKFAAEYKLDGERAQIHKQKDKIEIFSRSLEIITSYYPDIVEKISKLIISEDVILEAEVVAMNSNSGDFLPFQELMHRRRKYEIEEAVTKYPITVNFFDVLFSEGKNCMDMRYEERRELLEKIIKQDDFARLIPMSIIESKEQVLEVLENSINSGCEGLMLKHLDSTYRAGIRGSNWLKLKREYQNELGDSLDLVVVGAFFGKGRRTGKYGTLLLSTYNDEEDVFPSICKVGTGFTDESLDQLYQILSPKVTLKKNPRIVSEMEADVWFEPELVIEIVASEITQSPIHKTALDKIKEGTGLALRFPKFTGKIRTEKNSEDASTDEEVIALYKVQKKTENQE is encoded by the coding sequence ATGAAATTTTCAATTATTTCAGATGCATTCCAACAAATGGAAGCAACTACCAAAAGACTCGAGTTAACCGACATTCTTGTCAAACTAATACAAGAAATTCCAGAAGATGTAATTGCAAAAGCCATCTATTTGATACAAGGAAAACTGAGACCAAACTTTGAGGGTGTTGAACTTGGTATCGCAGAGAAACTTGTGATGAGAGCAATGTCAAAATCATCAGGAATACCATTAAAAAAAATTGAAGACGATTATAACAAAGGTGGGGATTTAGGACAAACTGCAGAAAATATTTTACAGCAAAAAATTCAAACAACATTTGCATCAGAAGTGATAACGTTAGAGAAGGTTTACGATACACTATTCAAAATTTCAAAATTAGAGGGAAAGGGCTCGCAGGAAATGAAAATGAAGTATGTTTCAAGTATGCTAAATGATGCAACTCCTCAAGAATCAAAATTTATTTTGAAGATTTTACTAGGAACGCTACGCCTAGGTATTGCAGAAAATACAGTCATGGATGCATTAGCAATTGCATTTACCGGAAAAAAAGAAAATAGAGAAATTATTGAAAATGCATACAATGTCTCAAGCGATTTAGGAAAAGTTGCAGAAGTTATTTCAACTAGAGGAGTTGAAGAGATTGAAAAATTTCAAATTAAATTATTCAGTCCAATTAGACCAATGCTAGCAGATAGAATAAAGAGCGGAGAAGAAACAGTTGAAAAATTTCAAGAAAAGTTTGCTGCAGAATACAAATTAGATGGAGAGAGGGCACAGATACATAAACAAAAAGATAAGATAGAAATTTTTTCTAGGAGTTTAGAAATAATTACATCATATTATCCAGACATAGTTGAAAAAATTTCAAAACTAATTATTTCAGAAGATGTGATTTTGGAAGCAGAAGTAGTTGCAATGAATTCAAATTCAGGAGATTTTTTACCATTTCAAGAATTAATGCATAGAAGAAGAAAATATGAAATTGAAGAGGCTGTAACAAAATATCCTATTACGGTTAATTTCTTTGATGTGTTATTTTCTGAGGGGAAAAATTGCATGGATATGAGATATGAAGAAAGAAGAGAGTTGTTGGAGAAAATTATCAAACAAGATGATTTTGCCAGACTAATTCCAATGTCAATTATAGAAAGCAAAGAACAAGTTCTAGAAGTTTTAGAAAATTCAATAAATTCAGGATGTGAGGGATTAATGTTGAAACATCTGGATTCGACGTATCGAGCAGGAATTAGAGGAAGTAACTGGTTGAAGCTTAAAAGAGAATATCAGAATGAATTAGGAGATAGTCTTGATTTAGTAGTCGTTGGTGCATTTTTTGGTAAAGGTCGAAGAACCGGCAAGTATGGAACACTGTTACTATCTACTTACAATGATGAAGAAGATGTTTTTCCAAGTATTTGTAAAGTTGGAACAGGATTTACAGATGAAAGTTTAGATCAATTATACCAAATTCTTTCACCTAAAGTCACTCTGAAAAAAAATCCAAGAATAGTTAGTGAAATGGAGGCAGACGTGTGGTTTGAACCAGAATTAGTTATAGAGATAGTCGCATCAGAAATTACACAAAGCCCAATCCATAAAACTGCGTTGGATAAAATTAAAGAAGGTACAGGATTAGCATTACGATTTCCAAAATTTACAGGGAAAATTAGAACTGAGAAAAATTCAGAAGATGCATCAACAGACGAAGAAGTTATCGCATTATACAAAGTCCAAAAAAAGACAGAAAATCAAGAGTGA